A genomic segment from Halomonas sp. GD1P12 encodes:
- a CDS encoding NCS2 family permease, translating to MKGLDNYFKLTEQNTSVKTEVIAGITTFLTMAYIIFVNPSILSEAGMDYGAVFVATCVAAAIGCFVMGLWANYPIAQAPGMGLNAFFTYGVVLGMGYTWEAALGAVFLSGLTFFLLSIFKIREWIINSIPMSLRLGIAAGIGLFLAMIALKNAGIVVENPATLVSLGDLTQPSAIYAMVGFFVITALAYRNVTGAVMIGILGVTVVSMALGHNQYGGLMSMPPSIAPTFMAMDLAGALDVAMLSVIFAFLFVDLFDTSGTLVGVAHRGKLLDKDGKLPRIGRAMMADSTASMSGAVLGTSTTTSYIESTAGIASGGRTGLTAVVVGVLFLISLFFAPLAGSIPTYATAGALLYVAVLMAGSLAHANWDDATDAAPVLIAALAMPLTFSIADGIALGFISFVGIKVLSGRFADLNPAVVVLGLLFAVKFFFFG from the coding sequence ATGAAGGGTCTGGATAACTATTTCAAGCTCACCGAGCAAAACACCAGTGTCAAAACCGAGGTGATCGCGGGCATCACCACGTTTTTGACCATGGCCTACATCATCTTCGTCAATCCGAGCATCCTGTCGGAAGCGGGGATGGACTACGGCGCGGTGTTCGTGGCGACCTGTGTCGCCGCCGCCATCGGCTGTTTCGTGATGGGGCTCTGGGCCAACTACCCCATCGCCCAGGCGCCGGGCATGGGCCTCAACGCCTTCTTCACCTACGGCGTGGTACTGGGAATGGGCTACACCTGGGAGGCGGCGCTCGGCGCGGTGTTCCTTTCAGGCTTGACCTTCTTTTTGCTGAGTATCTTCAAGATTCGCGAGTGGATCATCAACTCCATTCCGATGTCTTTGCGCCTCGGTATCGCGGCGGGTATCGGACTGTTTCTGGCCATGATCGCGCTCAAGAACGCCGGTATCGTGGTGGAAAACCCGGCAACGCTGGTGTCGCTGGGCGATTTGACCCAGCCCTCCGCCATCTACGCGATGGTGGGCTTTTTCGTGATCACCGCTCTTGCTTATCGAAACGTCACCGGCGCGGTGATGATCGGGATTCTCGGTGTGACCGTAGTCTCGATGGCGCTTGGTCATAATCAGTACGGCGGGTTGATGTCGATGCCGCCGTCCATTGCGCCGACCTTCATGGCGATGGATCTGGCGGGCGCGTTGGACGTGGCGATGCTCAGCGTCATCTTCGCCTTTCTGTTCGTCGATTTGTTCGACACCTCCGGCACCCTGGTCGGCGTTGCCCACCGCGGCAAGCTGTTGGATAAGGACGGCAAGCTTCCGCGCATCGGTCGCGCGATGATGGCGGACAGCACCGCGTCCATGTCCGGCGCGGTACTCGGCACCTCGACCACGACGAGCTACATCGAATCCACCGCGGGCATCGCCTCCGGCGGGCGCACGGGCCTCACCGCGGTGGTGGTTGGTGTGCTGTTCTTGATCAGTCTGTTCTTCGCCCCGCTCGCCGGCTCCATTCCCACCTACGCCACCGCCGGCGCGCTTTTATACGTAGCGGTGCTGATGGCGGGAAGCCTGGCCCATGCCAACTGGGACGATGCCACCGACGCAGCCCCCGTGCTGATCGCCGCGCTCGCCATGCCGCTTACGTTCTCCATCGCCGACGGCATCGCGCTTGGGTTCATCAGCTTCGTGGGCATCAAAGTGCTCTCTGGGCGCTTTGCGGATCTCAATCCGGCGGTGGTCGTGCTGGGGCTTCTGTTCGCAGTTAAATTCTTCTTTTTCGGCTAG
- a CDS encoding riboflavin synthase subunit alpha gives MFTGIVQGVARVVEVRELEEFRTHVVALEAPLNEGLELGASVSHNGVCLTVTAIDGERVSFDLMRETLRLTNLGALGVGDCVNIERAARFGDEIGGHSMSGHIISMADVVAIDEAPNNRRLWFSLPASFGRFVFEKGYIGVDGISLTVGDVRPAGERVEFSVNLIPETLERTVLGERLPGSRVNIEIDPQTQVIVETVERVLAARG, from the coding sequence ATGTTTACAGGTATCGTGCAGGGAGTCGCTCGCGTGGTCGAAGTGCGCGAGCTCGAGGAGTTTCGAACCCACGTGGTGGCGCTCGAGGCGCCGCTCAACGAAGGGCTCGAGCTCGGGGCGTCGGTATCGCATAACGGCGTATGTCTGACCGTCACCGCAATCGACGGCGAGCGGGTCAGCTTCGATTTGATGCGCGAAACGCTCAGGCTGACCAATCTTGGTGCGCTTGGGGTCGGCGACTGCGTTAATATAGAGCGCGCCGCGCGCTTTGGTGATGAGATCGGCGGCCATTCGATGTCCGGTCACATCATCAGCATGGCGGACGTGGTGGCCATCGATGAAGCGCCCAACAACCGCCGGCTCTGGTTCTCGCTGCCCGCAAGTTTCGGGCGTTTCGTGTTCGAGAAGGGCTATATCGGCGTCGACGGTATCAGCCTCACCGTGGGCGACGTTCGCCCGGCCGGCGAGCGTGTGGAGTTCAGCGTCAACCTGATTCCCGAGACGCTCGAGCGCACGGTGTTGGGTGAGCGCCTACCGGGGTCTCGGGTAAATATCGAAATCGACCCGCAAACCCAGGTCATCGTCGAGACCGTCGAGCGGGTGCTGGCAGCGCGCGGGTGA
- a CDS encoding methionine ABC transporter permease, with protein MSSAMFDLVLQATLDTLYMVAVSGVIATLLGLPLGVLLYVTRPRQIMAMPVLNQVLSLVTNIGRSIPFIILMVAIIPFTRMLVGTSIGINAASVPLTIAAIPFVARLIEGALNEISPGLVESAQAMGATPWQIICKVLIPEARGGIITGLTITVVTLVSYSAMAGAVGGGGLGDLGIRYGYNRFNPTIMLVTVVVLVVMVQGFQSLGDYLVRKSDRK; from the coding sequence ATGTCCAGCGCGATGTTTGATCTTGTTCTCCAGGCCACGCTCGATACGCTCTATATGGTCGCGGTCTCCGGGGTCATCGCGACGCTTTTGGGTCTGCCACTCGGCGTGCTGCTCTACGTGACCCGCCCGCGCCAGATCATGGCGATGCCGGTGCTCAACCAGGTGCTGAGCCTTGTCACCAACATCGGCCGCTCGATCCCCTTCATCATTCTGATGGTCGCCATCATTCCGTTCACGCGCATGCTGGTGGGCACCTCGATCGGCATCAACGCCGCCTCGGTGCCGCTAACCATCGCGGCGATTCCGTTCGTGGCACGCCTGATCGAAGGCGCACTCAACGAAATCTCGCCCGGGTTGGTCGAATCCGCCCAAGCGATGGGCGCCACCCCTTGGCAGATCATCTGCAAGGTGCTGATCCCCGAGGCGCGCGGCGGCATCATCACCGGCCTCACCATTACCGTAGTGACGCTGGTGAGCTACTCCGCGATGGCCGGCGCGGTCGGTGGCGGCGGGCTGGGGGATTTGGGCATTCGCTACGGCTACAATCGCTTCAACCCCACCATTATGCTGGTCACGGTGGTCGTGCTGGTGGTCATGGTGCAGGGTTTTCAGAGCCTGGGCGACTATCTGGTGCGCAAGAGCGACCGTAAATAG
- a CDS encoding methionine ABC transporter ATP-binding protein: MIELSNVSKTFGSGPRAVHALKNVNLTVPRGAIHGVIGLSGAGKSTLIRCVNLLERPSEGRVSLDGRDITTLKRRELNRTRHRIGMIFQHFNLLTTRTVFDNVALPLELMGQKRADIKTRVTPLLEMVGLVDKARMYPAQLSGGQKQRVAIARALASNPQVLLCDEATSALDPQTTSSILELLRDINQTLGITILLITHEMEVVKSICHRVSLISGGELVEDADVGDFFTAPSTRLGREFLNDFLQLSPPKELIARLSDTQGPQSHPVVRLTFSGDAVSTPLISRLARECSVDVSILQAKVESIQERTLGLMIAELLGSPEQTQQAMAYLQAHQLQVEVLGYVQRDV, encoded by the coding sequence ATGATCGAACTTAGTAACGTCAGTAAAACCTTCGGCAGCGGCCCCCGCGCGGTCCACGCCCTCAAGAACGTCAATCTCACCGTTCCAAGAGGCGCCATTCACGGCGTGATCGGGCTTTCCGGCGCTGGCAAGTCGACGCTGATTCGCTGCGTCAACCTGCTCGAGCGCCCGAGTGAAGGCCGCGTTTCGCTCGACGGCCGCGACATCACCACCCTCAAGCGGCGTGAGCTCAACCGCACTCGCCACCGCATCGGCATGATCTTTCAGCACTTCAACCTGCTGACCACGCGCACGGTCTTCGACAACGTCGCCCTGCCCCTGGAGCTAATGGGTCAAAAGCGCGCCGATATCAAAACGCGCGTCACGCCGCTTTTGGAAATGGTGGGACTCGTCGACAAGGCTCGCATGTACCCCGCCCAGCTCTCCGGCGGCCAGAAGCAGCGCGTGGCGATCGCCCGGGCGCTGGCGAGCAACCCCCAGGTGCTGTTGTGCGACGAGGCGACCTCGGCGCTCGACCCGCAAACGACCAGCTCGATTCTCGAGCTTCTGCGCGACATCAACCAAACGCTTGGCATCACGATTCTGCTGATCACCCATGAAATGGAGGTGGTGAAGTCGATCTGCCACCGGGTCAGCCTGATCTCCGGCGGCGAGCTGGTCGAGGACGCCGACGTCGGCGACTTCTTCACTGCCCCCAGTACGCGGCTCGGCCGCGAGTTTCTCAACGACTTCTTGCAGCTCAGCCCGCCCAAGGAGCTGATCGCAAGACTCTCCGACACCCAGGGGCCGCAGAGCCATCCGGTCGTGCGTCTGACGTTCTCGGGCGATGCGGTTTCCACGCCGCTCATTTCGCGCCTCGCCCGCGAGTGCAGTGTCGATGTCAGCATTCTGCAGGCCAAGGTCGAATCCATTCAGGAGCGCACGCTGGGGCTGATGATCGCCGAGCTGTTGGGAAGCCCCGAGCAGACCCAACAAGCCATGGCGTATCTTCAAGCGCATCAACTACAGGTAGAGGTACTAGGCTATGTCCAGCGCGATGTTTGA